From the genome of Acomys russatus chromosome 27, mAcoRus1.1, whole genome shotgun sequence, one region includes:
- the Defb1 gene encoding beta-defensin 1, whose translation MKTHYFLLVMLFFLFSQMEPGAGILTGLGHRTEQYRCLQNGGFCLRSSCPSTTRQQGTCKPDKPNCCRA comes from the exons ATGAAAACTCATTACTTTCTTCTGGTgatgctattttttcttttctcccagatGGAGCCAG GTGCCGGCATTCTCACAGGTCTTGGACACAGAACAGAACAATACCGATGTCTCCAAAATGGAGGCTTCTGTCTCCGCTCCAGCTGCCCTTCCACTACCAGGCAACAGGGAACCTGTAAACCAGATAAACCCAACTGTTGTAGGGCCTGA